The following coding sequences lie in one Heyndrickxia oleronia genomic window:
- a CDS encoding sensor histidine kinase — translation MFQLKSLRFQIFPKRYGFFPYMFLVYLALPVFYIAGETGLRRIIGFILLGIFLFTYRQLYFSVSNVVAFSYCLAIQMAIVFLFSMFYDPNLLFMGFFPANFIGWYFDKKKFKIALISFILMELIPAFYHGLFFSTNTLYILPFLVIMILSPFGIRSMNKRMELEKQLDQANEKIKELVKREERTRIARDLHDTLGHTLSLITLKSQLVEKLTKIDPERAQIEAKEIEKTSRSALKQVRELVSSMRAITIAEELIQVQEILQAAGIAYHHEGLTDLSNIPPLTQNIISMCLKEAVTNVVKHSKAKNCSITIQSTTDSLRFIVKDDGIGLNNKNENGNGLKGMEERLSLIDGILLLSHQKGTSLELQIPIIKKLEKEGAVV, via the coding sequence ATGTTTCAATTAAAAAGCTTAAGGTTTCAAATATTCCCTAAGAGATATGGTTTTTTCCCATATATGTTTCTTGTTTATTTAGCTCTTCCTGTCTTTTATATAGCTGGCGAAACTGGTTTAAGGAGAATCATTGGATTTATTCTTCTAGGTATATTTTTATTCACCTATCGTCAGCTATACTTTTCGGTTTCTAATGTTGTTGCTTTTTCCTACTGTTTAGCCATACAAATGGCAATTGTATTTTTGTTTAGTATGTTTTATGATCCGAACCTATTATTCATGGGGTTCTTTCCAGCTAATTTTATCGGATGGTATTTTGATAAAAAGAAATTTAAGATTGCACTTATTAGTTTTATCTTAATGGAGTTAATACCGGCTTTCTATCACGGTCTATTCTTTTCAACGAATACTCTCTACATTTTGCCGTTTTTAGTGATTATGATCTTATCTCCATTTGGCATTCGTTCCATGAATAAGCGGATGGAGCTTGAAAAGCAGTTAGATCAAGCAAATGAAAAGATTAAAGAGTTGGTTAAACGGGAGGAACGGACACGTATTGCCCGTGATCTACATGATACACTCGGGCATACCTTATCCCTTATTACATTAAAGAGTCAGCTTGTAGAAAAATTGACTAAAATCGATCCAGAAAGAGCACAAATAGAAGCAAAGGAAATAGAAAAAACATCAAGATCTGCTCTTAAACAAGTACGCGAGCTTGTTTCTAGCATGCGAGCCATTACGATTGCGGAGGAACTCATTCAAGTTCAAGAAATATTACAAGCGGCAGGAATAGCCTACCATCACGAGGGTTTAACTGACTTATCTAACATCCCTCCATTGACGCAAAATATCATTAGCATGTGTCTAAAGGAAGCTGTAACAAATGTTGTCAAACATAGTAAAGCAAAAAACTGTTCCATTACAATCCAATCTACTACAGATAGCCTTCGCTTTATCGTTAAAGATGATGGAATTGGATTAAACAATAAAAATGAAAATGGGAATGGCTTAAAAGGCATGGAGGAACGACTTTCCCTTATTGATGGCATTCTACTACTCTCACATCAAAAAGGAACGAGCCTAGAATTACAGATACCTATTATCAAAAAATTAGAGAAGGAAGGTGCTGTCGTTTGA
- a CDS encoding NERD domain-containing protein produces MIVKELTIPYNLLMDVALLRRLRPTHPKLAMIEEDLTRRKVGYRGEQNLLYHLGFLPPQNQKIFFGLRLPFEDKTFQIDTLILTPSFILIIEVKNYSGILLFEKHSDQLIRIYQNKEETFPNPIFQVQRHHILFDRFLKHYNIPNVPIEHIVIISHSTTQIKTASDNLHIYEKVLHSEKIISKMAELHQRHKQNKLKNHHLQKVSQLLLEQHKPEVPNSNEIFDIYKDEIIKGVCCPVCRAFKMVRKHGKWVCSRCHTSSKEVHKQAILDYLLLIEPSITNKSCQDFLDLSNPSLVHRLLSSMKLPSKGNDGGKKYLLPTPAYFQEQYGF; encoded by the coding sequence ATGATTGTTAAAGAGTTAACCATTCCATACAATTTATTAATGGATGTTGCCTTATTAAGGCGTCTTCGACCTACTCATCCTAAATTAGCTATGATTGAGGAAGATTTAACTAGACGTAAAGTGGGGTATCGTGGTGAGCAAAATCTTCTCTATCATTTAGGATTTTTACCTCCCCAAAATCAAAAAATTTTTTTTGGACTCCGTTTACCATTTGAAGATAAAACCTTCCAAATTGATACCCTTATTCTAACTCCCTCATTTATTCTCATTATCGAAGTAAAAAATTATTCAGGAATATTACTTTTCGAAAAACATTCTGATCAATTAATAAGAATTTATCAAAATAAGGAGGAAACATTCCCTAATCCAATTTTTCAGGTACAACGACATCATATACTGTTTGATCGGTTTCTAAAACATTACAACATTCCAAATGTCCCAATTGAACACATTGTTATTATTAGCCATTCAACCACACAAATTAAAACAGCTTCTGATAATCTTCATATCTATGAAAAGGTTCTTCACTCCGAAAAAATCATTTCCAAAATGGCGGAACTCCATCAGAGACATAAACAAAACAAACTTAAAAATCATCATCTACAGAAGGTCTCACAACTATTACTTGAACAGCATAAACCCGAGGTACCAAATTCTAATGAGATTTTTGACATTTACAAGGACGAGATTATAAAGGGGGTATGTTGTCCAGTTTGTCGAGCCTTTAAAATGGTTCGAAAACACGGAAAATGGGTATGTTCACGCTGCCATACAAGTTCTAAAGAAGTACATAAACAAGCTATTCTTGATTATCTCCTTTTAATAGAACCTTCCATTACAAATAAAAGTTGCCAAGACTTTCTTGATTTATCTAATCCCAGTCTTGTACACCGACTTTTATCATCCATGAAGCTACCCTCCAAAGGTAATGATGGTGGAAAAAAATATTTACTCCCCACTCCAGCATATTTCCAAGAACAATATGGTTTTTAA
- a CDS encoding response regulator transcription factor → MIRIFIAEDQRMLLGALGSLLNLEEDMEVIGQATNGEEALSSILKLDPDICLMDIEMPVKSGLDVAEALKKINNPTKIIILTTFARPGYFERAIKIGIDGYLLKDSSIEDLSDAIRQVISGKRMYSQELMFDLIREENPLTPREQEILKLAAEGKTTKEIMAALFLSSGTVRNYISEIIQKLEAKNRMEAITIAQNKGWI, encoded by the coding sequence TTGATACGAATCTTTATCGCAGAAGATCAACGGATGCTGCTCGGAGCACTCGGATCATTACTAAATCTTGAGGAAGATATGGAAGTTATTGGTCAAGCTACAAATGGCGAAGAAGCACTTTCCTCTATTTTAAAGTTGGATCCAGATATCTGTCTGATGGATATTGAAATGCCCGTAAAAAGTGGTTTGGATGTGGCAGAAGCTCTAAAAAAAATAAACAATCCAACTAAAATCATCATATTAACGACCTTTGCACGACCAGGTTATTTTGAACGTGCGATTAAAATTGGTATTGATGGTTATTTACTTAAAGATAGTTCCATTGAGGATCTATCCGATGCCATTCGCCAGGTGATTTCAGGAAAACGGATGTATAGTCAAGAATTGATGTTTGATCTCATTAGAGAAGAAAATCCTTTAACACCTCGTGAACAAGAAATTTTAAAATTAGCAGCCGAAGGAAAAACAACAAAGGAAATTATGGCCGCTCTTTTCTTGTCCTCAGGAACAGTACGTAACTATATTTCTGAAATCATTCAAAAATTAGAAGCAAAAAATAGAATGGAAGCCATTACTATCGCTCAAAACAAGGGTTGGATCTAA
- a CDS encoding SDR family oxidoreductase codes for MKVFVVGANGQIGRHLIQKLKKNEEHTPKAMVRNEAQSLQLKNEGIETVIANLEDKVETIADAIKGCDAIVFTAGSGGKTGADKTLLIDLDGAVKTMEAAEKVGIKRFIIVSALQAHHRENWNESIKPYYVAKHYADRVLVSSNLDYTIIRPGGLLNDPGTGKVSIAENLQRGAISREDVAELIIACLNEKNTLRRSFDVVAGETPINVAIKQL; via the coding sequence ATGAAAGTATTTGTTGTCGGAGCAAATGGACAAATTGGTCGACACCTTATTCAAAAGCTCAAGAAGAATGAAGAACATACACCAAAGGCAATGGTAAGAAATGAAGCGCAGTCTCTCCAATTAAAGAATGAGGGAATTGAGACAGTAATCGCGAATCTTGAAGATAAGGTGGAGACAATAGCAGATGCCATAAAAGGCTGTGATGCAATCGTCTTTACGGCAGGCTCTGGGGGGAAAACGGGTGCCGACAAGACCTTACTGATAGATTTGGATGGAGCAGTGAAAACAATGGAAGCTGCAGAAAAGGTAGGAATTAAACGTTTTATTATTGTCAGTGCTCTACAAGCACATCACCGTGAAAATTGGAATGAATCAATTAAACCATATTATGTAGCAAAGCACTATGCTGATCGGGTATTAGTTTCCAGTAATTTAGATTACACAATCATTCGTCCTGGTGGATTGTTAAATGATCCAGGTACAGGGAAGGTCTCAATTGCAGAAAACCTACAGAGAGGGGCTATTTCTCGAGAGGATGTTGCTGAACTGATCATCGCTTGTCTTAATGAAAAGAATACATTAAGGCGTTCATTTGATGTAGTAGCAGGTGAAACACCAATTAATGTGGCAATCAAACAACTATAG
- a CDS encoding ABC transporter permease, whose protein sequence is MRLTWLQCKAEILRVLRNPYFVFWSLLMPIVFYFIFTKVVNTGAPDAEAWHAHYLMSMTAFSVMGSSIMTLGIRIVQEKSQGWSTFMRLTPLPDSVYFFGQMIGQTVIHILSICVIFIAGAIINGVSLTLFEWVMSGLWILVGSIPFLAFGTIIGSMNKVETASGISNVLYMVLAVSGGMWMPMEIMPKMMQAIGKWLPSYNYGNGAWQIVQGNLPEWKNILILFCYFVAFMLLSKYIRRKQEAV, encoded by the coding sequence ATGAGACTGACATGGTTACAATGTAAAGCTGAGATATTAAGAGTGTTACGAAATCCCTATTTTGTTTTTTGGTCCCTTTTAATGCCAATCGTATTCTATTTCATTTTTACAAAGGTCGTTAATACTGGAGCACCTGATGCTGAAGCATGGCATGCACATTATTTAATGTCAATGACTGCCTTTAGTGTCATGGGCTCATCAATTATGACCTTAGGGATCAGAATTGTACAAGAAAAATCGCAAGGATGGTCCACCTTTATGAGGTTGACGCCACTGCCTGATTCTGTCTATTTCTTTGGACAAATGATTGGTCAAACAGTGATCCACATTCTTTCAATTTGTGTTATTTTTATCGCAGGAGCGATTATTAATGGCGTTTCTTTAACTTTATTTGAATGGGTAATGAGTGGACTATGGATCTTAGTTGGCTCGATTCCTTTTCTAGCATTTGGTACGATTATTGGATCAATGAATAAAGTTGAAACAGCATCCGGGATTAGTAATGTTCTTTATATGGTTTTAGCCGTTTCAGGTGGTATGTGGATGCCAATGGAGATTATGCCCAAAATGATGCAAGCAATCGGAAAATGGCTTCCTTCCTATAATTATGGAAATGGTGCATGGCAAATTGTTCAAGGAAATTTGCCAGAATGGAAAAATATTCTCATTTTATTCTGTTATTTTGTCGCTTTCATGCTACTATCAAAATATATACGAAGAAAACAAGAAGCGGTGTGA
- a CDS encoding ABC transporter ATP-binding protein, whose product MNEIVNVNQVSKAFQDKHAVKEASFSINKGEIVAILGPNGAGKTTTISMMLGLLKPTSGEVRLFNQNPDDKSVREKLGIMLQEVSVMQGLKVRELLDLVRQYYPKPLSLEEVIALTGLTESDLKTRAEKLSGGQKRRVSFALALSGNPELIILDEPTVGMDISSRNRFWKTIQMLSKKGKTIIFTTHYLQEADDVAERIILFNKGSIIADGTPIEIKARLTKQFVSFHTTSGSINKLYGHSVITAIFEKNDRVYVQTDDTDAVLALLFSENIGAHNIQIERGKLEEAFEQLTTEHKEVI is encoded by the coding sequence ATGAATGAAATTGTCAATGTCAATCAGGTTTCAAAAGCCTTTCAGGATAAGCATGCGGTAAAAGAAGCTTCTTTCTCAATAAATAAAGGAGAGATCGTTGCCATACTGGGACCAAATGGGGCTGGAAAAACAACAACTATTTCGATGATGCTCGGTCTACTGAAGCCTACTTCTGGAGAGGTTCGACTGTTTAATCAAAATCCAGATGATAAGAGTGTACGAGAAAAACTGGGGATTATGCTCCAAGAAGTAAGTGTCATGCAGGGGCTAAAGGTACGAGAATTACTTGATTTAGTCAGACAGTACTATCCCAAGCCGCTCTCACTAGAAGAAGTGATTGCTTTAACGGGTTTAACTGAAAGTGATTTAAAAACTCGCGCGGAAAAATTATCGGGTGGTCAAAAGCGGCGTGTAAGTTTTGCCCTCGCTCTTTCCGGAAATCCAGAGCTAATTATTTTAGATGAACCAACCGTCGGAATGGATATTTCTTCTCGAAACCGTTTCTGGAAAACGATTCAGATGCTATCTAAGAAAGGCAAAACGATTATTTTTACTACTCATTATCTTCAAGAAGCTGATGATGTGGCAGAACGGATTATTTTATTCAATAAAGGTAGTATTATTGCTGACGGAACTCCAATAGAAATAAAAGCAAGACTGACGAAACAATTTGTTTCATTCCACACTACTTCTGGATCAATTAATAAGCTTTATGGACATTCCGTTATAACTGCTATTTTTGAAAAAAATGATCGAGTATATGTTCAAACAGATGATACAGATGCCGTATTAGCCCTCTTGTTTTCAGAAAATATTGGGGCTCATAATATACAAATTGAACGAGGAAAATTGGAAGAAGCATTTGAACAATTAACAACTGAGCATAAGGAGGTCATTTAA